Proteins from a single region of Nocardioides anomalus:
- the cofC gene encoding 2-phospho-L-lactate guanylyltransferase → MQRYVALVPVKPPALGKSRLVGLADDERRALAAAFALDTVAACLAAEHVAQVLVATDDAAFSVRLGELGAVTIPDGVAMDLNGTLTQSAAEARRRWPDLVPVALTADLPAVTGPDLDAVLATLAPGEPAYVPDAEGLGTTLYTAAYGDFRPRFGPGSALAHEGTGARPLTDAHPRLRRDVDDLDDLAAALALGVGPRTAERAATLR, encoded by the coding sequence ATGCAGAGGTACGTCGCGCTGGTGCCGGTCAAGCCGCCCGCGCTCGGCAAGTCGCGGCTGGTGGGGCTGGCCGACGACGAACGCCGTGCGCTCGCCGCCGCGTTCGCGCTCGACACGGTCGCCGCGTGCCTCGCGGCGGAGCACGTCGCGCAGGTGCTCGTGGCCACCGACGACGCCGCGTTCTCGGTGCGGCTCGGCGAGCTCGGCGCGGTGACGATCCCCGACGGCGTCGCGATGGACCTCAACGGCACGCTGACCCAGAGCGCGGCCGAGGCGCGGCGACGCTGGCCCGACCTCGTGCCCGTGGCGCTCACCGCCGACCTGCCCGCGGTCACCGGCCCCGACCTCGACGCGGTCCTCGCCACGCTCGCGCCGGGCGAGCCGGCGTACGTGCCCGACGCCGAGGGGCTCGGGACGACGCTCTACACCGCGGCGTACGGCGACTTCCGGCCGCGCTTCGGTCCGGGCTCGGCTCTGGCGCACGAGGGCACCGGCGCGCGTCCGCTCACCGACGCGCACCCGCGGCTGCGCCGCGACGTCGACGACCTCGACGACCTCGCCGCGGCGCTCGCGCTCGGCGTCGGTCCCCGCACAGCAGAGCGGGCCGCCACCCTCAGGTGA
- a CDS encoding lysophospholipid acyltransferase family protein, whose product MKRRQFQEGRRGWAWWIAVPIVKPLLLVTTRRRWLDGDKIPARGGFVLVLNHISEVDPLIVAHIVWDHGRIPRYLAKDGLFRNRFLGFFLRAAGQIPVYRASRNAIGAYDAAVQAVNDGQCVVVYPEGTLTRDPDLWPMVGKTGAARIALATGAPVIPIGQWGAQRVLAPYAKKPHLFPPSLITMKVGDPVDLSGLGPTEVNAATDRIMAAITALVADVRGEPAPLERFDPRTAGVAEFGNPHKDRRGKAS is encoded by the coding sequence GTGAAGAGGCGGCAGTTCCAGGAGGGCAGGCGCGGGTGGGCGTGGTGGATCGCCGTGCCCATCGTCAAGCCGCTGCTGCTCGTCACGACCCGGCGCCGCTGGCTCGACGGCGACAAGATCCCGGCCCGCGGCGGCTTCGTGCTGGTGCTCAACCACATCTCCGAGGTCGACCCGCTGATCGTCGCCCACATCGTGTGGGACCACGGCCGGATCCCGCGCTACCTGGCCAAGGACGGGCTCTTCCGCAACCGGTTCCTCGGCTTCTTCCTGCGGGCCGCCGGCCAGATCCCGGTCTACCGCGCCTCGCGCAACGCGATCGGTGCCTACGACGCCGCGGTCCAGGCGGTGAACGACGGCCAGTGCGTCGTGGTCTACCCCGAGGGCACGCTCACCCGCGACCCCGACCTGTGGCCCATGGTCGGCAAGACCGGCGCCGCCCGCATCGCCCTGGCCACCGGCGCACCCGTCATCCCGATCGGGCAGTGGGGCGCCCAGCGCGTGCTCGCGCCGTACGCCAAGAAGCCGCACCTGTTCCCGCCCTCGCTCATCACCATGAAGGTCGGTGACCCCGTCGACCTGTCCGGGCTCGGCCCGACCGAGGTGAACGCCGCGACCGACCGCATCATGGCCGCCATCACCGCACTCGTCGCCGACGTGCGGGGCGAGCCCGCGCCGCTCGAGCGCTTCGATCCGCGCACGGCCGGCGTGGCCGAGTTCGGCAACCCGCACAAGGACCGCAGGGGGAAGGCGTCATGA
- a CDS encoding NAD(P)H-dependent glycerol-3-phosphate dehydrogenase, whose amino-acid sequence MSKVAVFGAGSWGTAFSVVLADGGNDVTLWARREEVAAAINETGENGDYLPGIELPPAITATHDVEKAAHDADVVVFATPSQTFRANLTDWAPYLSNDAVLVSLMKGVELGTLNRMSEVIAQETGAGPDRVAVISGPNLAKEIARREPAASVVACADEDVAKMLQDRVHSPAFRPYTSVDVLGCELGGAYKNVVGLAVGMAVGLGFGDNTTASVITRGLAETARLATKLGANPLTLMGLAGLGDLVATCSSPLSRNRTFGEKLGQGLTTDEIVASTRQVAEGAKSCASLRELAERTGVDAPVAQYVDDVVNGRLTANDMMGEILRRETKAENA is encoded by the coding sequence ATGAGCAAGGTCGCGGTCTTCGGGGCCGGCTCCTGGGGCACCGCCTTCTCCGTGGTCCTCGCCGACGGCGGCAACGACGTCACGCTGTGGGCGCGCCGCGAGGAGGTCGCCGCGGCGATCAACGAGACCGGCGAGAACGGCGACTACCTCCCGGGCATCGAGCTCCCGCCCGCCATCACCGCGACCCACGACGTGGAGAAGGCGGCGCACGACGCCGACGTCGTCGTGTTCGCCACGCCCTCCCAGACCTTCCGCGCCAACCTGACCGACTGGGCGCCGTACCTCTCGAACGACGCGGTCCTCGTCTCGCTCATGAAGGGCGTCGAGCTCGGCACCCTCAACCGGATGAGCGAGGTCATCGCGCAGGAGACCGGCGCCGGACCCGACCGCGTCGCCGTCATCAGCGGCCCCAACCTGGCCAAGGAGATCGCCCGCCGCGAGCCCGCCGCCTCCGTCGTCGCCTGCGCCGACGAGGACGTCGCCAAGATGCTGCAGGACCGCGTGCACTCACCGGCGTTCCGCCCTTACACCTCTGTCGACGTCCTCGGCTGCGAGCTCGGCGGCGCCTACAAGAACGTCGTCGGCCTCGCCGTCGGCATGGCCGTCGGCCTCGGCTTCGGCGACAACACCACCGCCTCCGTCATCACCCGCGGACTGGCCGAGACCGCCCGGCTGGCGACCAAGCTCGGCGCCAACCCGCTCACGCTCATGGGGCTGGCCGGGCTGGGCGACCTGGTGGCCACGTGCTCCTCACCGCTGTCGCGGAACCGGACCTTCGGCGAGAAGCTCGGTCAGGGGCTCACCACCGACGAGATCGTGGCGTCCACGCGGCAGGTGGCGGAGGGTGCGAAGTCGTGCGCGTCGTTGCGCGAGCTCGCCGAGCGGACGGGCGTGGACGCCCCGGTCGCGCAGTACGTCGACGACGTCGTCAACGGCCGGCTGACCGCGAACGACATGATGGGGGAGATCCTCAGGCGCGAGACCAAGGCGGAGAACGCTTAG
- a CDS encoding trans-sulfuration enzyme family protein — translation MPEPLRPATVAVTAGRPPHEPDQPLNEPITMASTYVAGGDREYGRYTNPSWTAFEDALGALEGGRCLSYASGMAAVTTLLDLVATGDKVVVPRHTYQGTLVQLADLEMRGRLTTELVDITDTAAVAAACHDAALVWFESPTNPALEVADVPAVIEAAHAAGARVVVDNTFLTPLLQKPLDLGADIVLHSATKYLAGHSDLQLGAVVTRDDELYGVLKNRRDVQGNHPGPFEAWLALRGLRTLALRVERASTNAAELAVRLSSHPLAVEVRYPGMGGMVSLVLPSADHADLLVRSTSLWVHATSLGGVESTFERRRRWKSEPTTIPEGLVRLSVGIEDVEDLWADLLSALDGLPRS, via the coding sequence ATGCCCGAGCCGCTCCGACCCGCCACCGTCGCCGTCACCGCCGGGCGCCCCCCGCACGAGCCCGACCAGCCGCTCAACGAGCCGATCACCATGGCCTCGACGTACGTCGCCGGCGGGGACCGCGAGTACGGCCGCTACACCAACCCCAGCTGGACCGCCTTCGAGGACGCGCTCGGCGCGCTCGAGGGCGGCCGCTGCCTGTCCTACGCCTCGGGCATGGCCGCCGTCACCACCCTGCTCGACCTCGTCGCCACCGGCGACAAGGTCGTCGTGCCCCGCCACACCTACCAGGGCACACTCGTCCAGCTGGCCGACCTCGAGATGCGCGGCCGCCTCACCACCGAGCTCGTCGACATCACCGACACCGCCGCCGTCGCCGCCGCCTGCCACGACGCGGCCCTGGTCTGGTTCGAGTCCCCCACCAACCCCGCCCTCGAGGTCGCCGACGTCCCCGCCGTCATCGAGGCCGCCCACGCCGCCGGCGCCCGCGTGGTCGTCGACAACACCTTCCTCACCCCGCTGCTGCAGAAGCCGCTCGACCTCGGCGCCGACATCGTCCTGCACTCGGCCACCAAGTACCTCGCCGGCCACTCCGACCTCCAGCTCGGAGCCGTCGTCACCCGCGACGACGAGCTGTACGGCGTGCTGAAGAACCGCCGCGACGTCCAGGGCAACCACCCCGGCCCGTTCGAGGCGTGGCTCGCGCTCCGCGGGCTCCGCACGCTCGCCCTGCGCGTGGAGCGGGCCTCCACCAACGCCGCCGAGCTCGCCGTCCGCCTCTCCTCGCACCCCCTCGCCGTCGAGGTGCGCTACCCGGGCATGGGCGGCATGGTGTCGCTCGTGCTCCCGTCGGCCGACCATGCCGACCTGCTGGTGCGCTCCACCTCGCTGTGGGTGCACGCGACCTCACTCGGCGGCGTCGAGTCGACCTTCGAGCGACGGCGACGCTGGAAGTCCGAGCCGACGACGATCCCGGAGGGCCTGGTGCGGCTGAGCGTCGGCATCGAGGACGTCGAGGACCTGTGGGCGGACCTCCTCAGCGCGCTCGACGGTCTCCCGCGTTCCTGA
- a CDS encoding UDP-N-acetylmuramoyl-tripeptide--D-alanyl-D-alanine ligase: MIALPLEVVAEIVGGRVEGDGAGVVVDGPVVIDGREAGPGSLFVAFVGERTDGHEHVPQAAEQGAVAVLGTRATGLPTVVVDDAQDALQRLAAHVVAHVRAAGGLTVFALTGSQGKTSTKDLLAAVLGQAGPTVATHGSFNNELGMPLTALRVEPATRYLVLEMGARGIGHLTELTDLVRPDVSLVLNVGTAHVGEFGSRDAIAQAKGELVEALDETGTAVLNADDERVAAMASRTRGRVVTFGTAEDVDVRLEGLELDRLGRPRFTLGGAPVTLQLVGAHQALNAAAAAAAAQVVGVPLADAARTLSAVTGLSKWRMELHELPSGVVLLNDSYNANPESVRAALDALASLGGVRRRIAVLGEMRELGADSEAAHRSVGEYAAERVDELLVVGRAAAAVHAGGGGTLVDDNEAAVAWLRAHLRGGDAVLVKASRGARLDEVAAALA, encoded by the coding sequence GTGATCGCGCTGCCGCTGGAGGTCGTCGCCGAGATCGTCGGCGGTCGGGTCGAGGGGGACGGCGCCGGCGTCGTGGTCGACGGACCGGTGGTCATCGACGGGCGCGAGGCCGGGCCGGGGTCGCTGTTCGTGGCCTTCGTGGGCGAGCGCACCGACGGTCACGAGCACGTGCCGCAGGCCGCCGAGCAGGGCGCGGTCGCGGTCCTCGGGACCCGCGCGACCGGCCTGCCGACCGTGGTGGTCGACGACGCGCAGGACGCGCTGCAACGGCTCGCGGCGCACGTCGTGGCGCACGTGCGGGCAGCGGGCGGGCTGACGGTCTTCGCGCTGACCGGCTCGCAGGGCAAGACCTCGACCAAGGACCTGCTCGCCGCGGTCCTGGGCCAGGCCGGTCCGACGGTGGCCACGCACGGCTCGTTCAACAACGAGCTCGGCATGCCGCTCACCGCGCTGCGGGTCGAGCCGGCCACCCGCTACCTCGTGCTCGAGATGGGCGCGCGCGGCATCGGCCACCTCACCGAGCTGACCGACCTGGTCCGCCCCGACGTCTCGCTGGTGCTGAACGTCGGCACGGCGCACGTGGGCGAGTTCGGCTCCCGCGACGCGATCGCGCAGGCCAAGGGCGAGCTGGTCGAGGCCCTCGACGAGACCGGCACCGCGGTGCTCAACGCCGACGACGAGCGGGTCGCGGCGATGGCCAGCCGGACCCGCGGGCGGGTGGTGACCTTCGGGACCGCCGAGGACGTGGACGTCCGCCTCGAGGGCCTGGAGCTGGACCGGCTCGGCCGGCCGCGCTTCACCCTGGGCGGCGCGCCCGTGACGCTCCAGCTGGTCGGTGCGCACCAGGCGCTCAACGCGGCGGCGGCGGCCGCGGCGGCGCAGGTGGTCGGCGTACCGCTGGCCGACGCCGCGCGGACGCTCAGCGCGGTCACCGGGCTGTCCAAGTGGCGCATGGAGCTGCACGAGCTGCCCAGCGGCGTCGTGCTGCTCAACGACTCCTACAACGCCAACCCCGAGTCGGTCCGCGCCGCGCTCGACGCGCTGGCCTCGCTCGGTGGCGTGCGGCGGCGGATCGCGGTCCTGGGCGAGATGCGCGAGCTGGGTGCGGACAGCGAGGCGGCCCACCGCTCAGTGGGGGAGTACGCCGCGGAGCGGGTCGACGAGCTCCTCGTGGTGGGCCGGGCGGCGGCCGCGGTGCACGCCGGCGGGGGCGGGACGCTGGTCGACGACAACGAGGCCGCGGTCGCCTGGCTGCGCGCGCACCTGCGCGGGGGTGACGCGGTTCTCGTCAAGGCCTCCCGCGGCGCGCGCCTCGACGAGGTGGCCGCCGCGCTTGCGTAG
- a CDS encoding D-alanine--D-alanine ligase family protein has product MTERKVRVALLFGGRSGEHAISAATAAGVLKAIDRDRYDVVPVGITREGRWVVASDDPALWELRSDRLPEVTAAAGSEVVLATSADGPQLQVLEAGAVPEVLGQVDVVFPVLHGPFGEDGTVQGLLELADVRYVGSGVLASAVGMDKHYMKLVFAAHGLPVGPYVVVSPRDWSQRREDVLTRVKALQPPLFVKPARAGSSLGVTRVDDLADLERAVEDAQVHDPKVLIEEGVEGREIECAVLGGHGDAAPRASVVGEIVVQTEGEFYDFEAKYIEDDTARLDIPADVPDAVSERVRELAVLAFEAVGAEGIARVDTFVQADGTVVLNEINTMPGFTPISMYPKLWEASGVPYPELIDELIQLALERRTGLR; this is encoded by the coding sequence ATGACTGAGCGCAAGGTGCGGGTGGCGCTGCTCTTCGGCGGACGCTCCGGTGAGCACGCGATCTCCGCGGCCACCGCGGCCGGTGTGCTCAAGGCCATCGACCGCGACCGGTACGACGTGGTGCCGGTCGGCATCACCCGCGAGGGCCGCTGGGTGGTCGCCTCCGACGACCCCGCCCTGTGGGAGCTGCGCTCCGACCGGCTGCCCGAGGTCACCGCAGCGGCCGGCTCCGAGGTCGTGCTCGCCACGTCGGCCGACGGACCCCAGCTCCAGGTCCTCGAGGCCGGCGCGGTGCCCGAGGTCCTCGGCCAGGTCGACGTGGTCTTCCCTGTGCTGCACGGCCCGTTCGGCGAGGACGGCACCGTCCAGGGCCTGCTCGAGCTGGCCGACGTCCGCTACGTCGGCTCCGGCGTCCTGGCCTCCGCGGTCGGGATGGACAAGCACTACATGAAGCTGGTCTTCGCCGCGCACGGCCTGCCGGTCGGTCCGTACGTCGTCGTCTCGCCCCGCGACTGGTCGCAGCGCCGCGAGGACGTGCTCACCCGGGTCAAGGCGCTGCAGCCGCCGCTGTTCGTCAAGCCCGCCCGCGCCGGCTCCTCGCTCGGCGTGACCCGCGTCGACGACCTCGCCGACCTCGAGCGCGCGGTCGAGGACGCCCAGGTCCACGACCCCAAGGTGCTGATCGAGGAGGGCGTCGAGGGCCGCGAGATCGAGTGCGCGGTGCTCGGTGGTCACGGAGACGCGGCGCCCCGCGCCTCGGTGGTCGGCGAGATCGTGGTGCAGACCGAGGGCGAGTTCTACGACTTCGAGGCCAAGTACATCGAGGACGACACCGCCCGCCTCGACATCCCGGCCGACGTGCCCGACGCCGTGAGCGAGCGCGTGCGCGAGCTCGCCGTGCTGGCCTTCGAGGCCGTCGGCGCGGAGGGCATCGCGCGGGTCGACACCTTCGTGCAGGCCGACGGGACCGTCGTGCTCAACGAGATCAACACGATGCCCGGCTTCACGCCGATCTCGATGTACCCCAAGCTCTGGGAGGCCTCCGGCGTCCCCTACCCGGAGCTGATCGACGAGCTCATCCAGCTCGCCCTCGAGCGCCGGACCGGCCTCCGCTAG
- a CDS encoding D-alanine--D-alanine ligase family protein, with translation MSADEFPGPVAVIAGGLSHERDVSLASGRNLVRELRGLGVEAHAYDFDRNLLHTLEHDKVVAALPALHGQFGEDGEIQTLLELIGMPYVGSRSRACRVAYDKGTARELLRRDGIPVPDSVGLSAQTFRDIGAAALMEFVMQRLGTRVVVKPSRGGSTLGVAGVDGLAALPSALVGTYAYCEDALVERFHVGVDVSVVVLETADGLRSLEPVAIEFEKGHEFDFSARYTAEFVSLTRPDLPQEQIERLGDVARQAHRTLGLRDVSRSDFIVSADGSFVVLETAITPGTTETSVFPFACGLSGTSLGEVARDLLARAIEAGAPV, from the coding sequence ATGAGTGCCGACGAGTTCCCCGGCCCGGTCGCGGTCATCGCCGGCGGCCTGAGCCACGAGCGCGACGTCTCGCTGGCCTCGGGACGCAACCTGGTCCGCGAGCTGCGCGGGCTGGGCGTGGAAGCGCACGCCTACGACTTCGACCGCAACCTGCTGCACACCCTCGAGCACGACAAGGTCGTCGCCGCCCTCCCGGCCCTGCACGGCCAGTTCGGCGAGGACGGGGAGATCCAGACCCTCCTCGAGCTCATCGGCATGCCGTACGTCGGCTCGCGCTCGCGCGCCTGCCGCGTCGCCTACGACAAGGGCACCGCCCGCGAGCTGCTGCGCCGCGACGGCATCCCCGTGCCCGACTCCGTCGGGCTCTCGGCCCAGACCTTCCGCGACATCGGGGCCGCCGCCCTCATGGAGTTCGTCATGCAGCGGCTCGGCACCCGCGTCGTGGTCAAGCCCAGCCGCGGCGGCTCGACGCTCGGCGTCGCGGGCGTCGACGGGCTGGCCGCGCTGCCCTCCGCGCTGGTCGGGACCTACGCCTACTGCGAGGACGCCCTGGTCGAGCGGTTCCACGTGGGCGTCGACGTGTCCGTCGTGGTGCTCGAGACCGCCGACGGCCTGCGCTCGCTCGAGCCGGTGGCCATCGAGTTCGAGAAGGGCCACGAGTTCGACTTCTCGGCCCGCTACACCGCCGAGTTCGTCTCCCTCACCCGCCCCGACCTGCCCCAGGAGCAGATCGAGCGGCTCGGCGACGTCGCCCGCCAGGCCCACCGCACCCTCGGCCTGCGCGACGTGTCGCGCTCGGACTTCATCGTCTCCGCCGACGGCTCGTTCGTCGTCCTGGAGACCGCGATCACCCCGGGCACGACCGAGACCTCGGTCTTCCCCTTTGCCTGCGGCCTCAGCGGCACCTCGCTCGGCGAGGTCGCGCGCGACCTGCTGGCCCGGGCGATCGAAGCGGGAGCTCCCGTCTAG
- a CDS encoding Lrp/AsnC family transcriptional regulator, with protein sequence MVVQAYILIQTDVGKAAEVANAIAQVKGVTMAEDVTGPYDVIVRAEARNVDELGKLVVAKVQTLEGITRTLTCPVVHI encoded by the coding sequence ATGGTGGTGCAGGCCTACATCCTGATCCAGACCGACGTCGGCAAGGCCGCCGAGGTGGCCAACGCCATCGCCCAGGTCAAGGGCGTCACGATGGCCGAGGACGTCACCGGCCCCTACGACGTGATCGTGCGCGCCGAGGCCCGCAACGTCGACGAGCTCGGCAAGCTGGTCGTGGCCAAGGTGCAGACCCTCGAGGGCATCACCCGGACCCTGACCTGCCCGGTCGTCCACATCTGA
- a CDS encoding thiamine-phosphate kinase: MPFPPEATLADVGEFALVAELTALFEQGDHVLVGPGDDAAVLRVKQGHVVVSTDLLVEGQHFRNDWAEAVDVGHRAAAQNLSDINAMGGRAHSLTIGLGAPADLPARWALSFAAGFAAECAKVGASVVGGDLTRCDQVVVAVTVLGACKLTPVRRGGARPGDVLALAGRQGWSAGGLAVLTRGFRSPRALVEAYRRPEPPYDAGPAAAEAGATAMIDVSDGLLADAGHLAEASGVALDVLSDSLEIPEPLQAVAQATGADPVRYVLGGGEDHSLLATFPDADRVPDGWTVIGAVSEGEGVTVDGAAYDGDAGWTHF; this comes from the coding sequence ATGCCGTTCCCACCCGAGGCCACGCTCGCGGACGTCGGGGAGTTCGCGCTGGTCGCCGAGCTGACCGCCCTGTTCGAGCAGGGCGACCACGTGCTGGTCGGCCCGGGTGACGACGCCGCGGTGCTGCGGGTCAAGCAGGGCCACGTCGTGGTCTCCACCGACCTGCTCGTCGAGGGCCAGCACTTCCGCAACGACTGGGCCGAGGCCGTCGACGTCGGCCACCGGGCCGCGGCCCAGAACCTCTCCGACATCAACGCCATGGGCGGCCGCGCGCACTCCCTGACCATCGGCCTGGGCGCGCCCGCCGACCTGCCGGCCCGGTGGGCGCTCAGCTTCGCCGCCGGGTTCGCCGCGGAGTGCGCGAAGGTCGGCGCCAGCGTCGTCGGGGGCGACCTCACCCGCTGCGACCAGGTCGTCGTCGCGGTCACGGTGCTCGGCGCCTGCAAGCTCACGCCCGTGCGCCGCGGCGGTGCCCGGCCCGGCGATGTCCTCGCGCTGGCCGGCCGCCAGGGCTGGTCGGCCGGCGGGCTGGCCGTGCTCACCCGCGGCTTCCGCTCACCGCGGGCGCTGGTCGAGGCCTACCGCCGGCCCGAGCCGCCGTACGACGCGGGTCCGGCGGCCGCCGAGGCCGGGGCCACGGCCATGATCGACGTCTCCGACGGGCTGCTGGCCGACGCCGGCCACCTGGCCGAGGCCTCGGGCGTCGCGCTCGACGTGCTCAGCGACTCCCTGGAGATCCCCGAGCCGCTGCAGGCCGTCGCGCAGGCCACCGGCGCCGACCCGGTCCGCTACGTCCTGGGCGGCGGCGAGGACCACTCGCTGCTCGCGACGTTCCCCGACGCCGACAGGGTGCCGGACGGCTGGACGGTCATCGGCGCCGTCAGCGAGGGGGAGGGCGTCACCGTCGACGGTGCGGCGTACGACGGCGACGCGGGCTGGACCCACTTCTAG
- the rpmB gene encoding 50S ribosomal protein L28, with protein sequence MAAVCDICAKKPGFGNNRPWSRKITKRRFDPNIQRVRATINGTPKRLNVCTGCLKAGKVSR encoded by the coding sequence ATGGCCGCCGTCTGCGACATCTGCGCCAAGAAGCCCGGCTTCGGCAACAACCGACCGTGGTCGCGCAAGATCACCAAGCGTCGCTTCGACCCCAACATCCAGCGGGTCCGCGCGACCATCAACGGCACCCCCAAGCGGCTCAACGTCTGCACCGGCTGCCTGAAGGCGGGCAAGGTCTCGCGCTGA
- a CDS encoding DAK2 domain-containing protein, which yields MGEPGTVGSGIQLATVLQFADIAVDALAGAREEIDALNVYPVPDGDTGTNLYLTMAAARDAVRAADPSSAAEVYAAFTRGALLGARGNSGVILSEMLRAIIRRIAAARPDERNGAVMVDALRRATDASYAAVGTPVEGTMLSVCAAAAEAAEALLAGDPTVRSRDVLTTSARAAREALARTPEQLQALKDAGVVDAGGRGVVVILDAAETALTGRRPPRVAHPLPRPVLPEPGADLVDGGPAYEVMYLLDAPDDAIAGLRATLAGLGDSLVVVGGEGLWNVHVHVDDVGAAIEAGIDAGRPHRVRVTHFAEQVAAREPRRRTGRAIVAVAAGPGLAQLFEEAGAVVVRGGPRNRPSTGMLLEAIEQSGAQEVVVLPNDPDSVRAAQVAASTAETDHGVRVAVLPTTAQVEGLAALAVHEPGRTFDQDVLEMTATARHARQGGVTIAARQAMTMAGPCEPGDVLGIIGGDFVAVGDDLTAVAQDVLGRLLGGGGEMVTLVSGAEDAGGALAQACASWLEERHPTVDVVVYDGGQERYPLLVAVE from the coding sequence GTGGGCGAACCGGGCACCGTCGGCAGCGGCATCCAGCTGGCCACCGTGCTCCAGTTCGCCGACATCGCGGTGGACGCGCTGGCCGGGGCGCGCGAGGAGATCGACGCGCTCAACGTCTACCCCGTCCCCGACGGCGACACGGGCACGAACCTCTACCTCACCATGGCCGCGGCCCGCGACGCCGTGCGCGCGGCCGACCCGAGCAGCGCGGCCGAGGTGTACGCCGCGTTCACGCGCGGCGCGCTCCTGGGCGCCCGGGGCAACTCGGGCGTGATCCTCAGCGAGATGCTGCGCGCGATCATCCGCCGGATCGCGGCCGCCCGGCCCGACGAGCGCAACGGGGCGGTCATGGTCGACGCCCTGCGGCGGGCCACGGACGCCAGCTACGCCGCGGTCGGCACGCCGGTCGAGGGCACCATGCTCAGCGTCTGCGCCGCTGCGGCCGAGGCGGCCGAGGCGCTGCTGGCCGGCGACCCGACGGTCCGCTCCCGCGACGTGCTGACCACCAGCGCGCGGGCCGCCCGCGAGGCGCTCGCCCGCACGCCCGAGCAGCTCCAGGCGCTCAAGGACGCCGGGGTGGTCGACGCCGGCGGCCGTGGCGTCGTGGTCATCCTGGACGCCGCCGAGACCGCGCTGACCGGACGCCGACCGCCCCGGGTGGCCCACCCGCTCCCGCGGCCGGTCCTGCCCGAGCCGGGCGCGGACCTGGTCGACGGCGGGCCGGCGTACGAGGTGATGTACCTCCTCGACGCCCCTGACGACGCCATCGCCGGGCTCCGCGCGACGCTGGCCGGGCTGGGGGACTCGCTCGTCGTCGTCGGCGGTGAGGGCCTGTGGAACGTCCACGTGCACGTCGACGACGTCGGCGCCGCCATCGAGGCGGGCATCGACGCCGGGCGCCCGCACCGGGTCCGGGTCACCCACTTCGCCGAGCAGGTCGCGGCCCGCGAGCCGAGGCGGCGCACCGGTCGGGCCATCGTGGCGGTGGCCGCGGGACCGGGGCTGGCGCAGCTGTTCGAGGAGGCCGGCGCGGTCGTGGTCCGCGGCGGCCCACGCAACCGCCCGTCGACCGGGATGCTGCTCGAGGCCATCGAGCAGTCCGGCGCGCAGGAGGTCGTGGTCCTGCCCAACGACCCCGACTCGGTCCGGGCCGCCCAGGTCGCGGCCAGCACGGCCGAGACCGACCACGGCGTCCGCGTCGCGGTGCTGCCGACCACGGCGCAGGTCGAGGGCCTGGCCGCGCTGGCCGTGCACGAGCCCGGGCGGACCTTCGACCAGGACGTGCTGGAGATGACCGCGACGGCCCGGCACGCCCGGCAGGGCGGCGTCACCATCGCGGCCCGGCAGGCCATGACCATGGCCGGGCCGTGCGAGCCCGGCGACGTCCTCGGCATCATCGGTGGCGACTTCGTGGCGGTCGGCGACGACCTCACCGCGGTGGCCCAGGACGTGCTGGGCCGGCTGCTCGGCGGCGGCGGCGAGATGGTCACCCTCGTCTCGGGCGCCGAGGACGCCGGCGGTGCGCTGGCCCAGGCGTGCGCCTCCTGGCTGGAGGAGCGGCACCCGACTGTCGACGTCGTGGTGTACGACGGGGGGCAGGAGCGCTACCCGCTGCTGGTGGCCGTCGAGTAG